From Candidatus Edwardsbacteria bacterium, the proteins below share one genomic window:
- a CDS encoding phosphatidylserine decarboxylase encodes MKLKNTLAWFLSVVALCSFLSVSALAQDAKPAQIKHEAITEQLITMVEHSAETKKMLIRSIELAKTINPDKVTNPAQSLEEYYIFVDWAAKAMPWSILPNLPYSTLYDQIDQGLDYFYFINDQPLPELINKGYYNNSLQYHEPYRTWLINFTKEWGMYLSKEESWKDEYCKKALEDERFGLQKGWYEDPSKWKTFNDFFARYLKSPDQRPIASPNDPSIVSSPADSKPQGVWKIDKNSHIVHKRGVTIKSNVFKSIAVLIGEGSAYQNTFANGTLTHTFLDVNDYHRYHFPIGGTIKEVRIIESDDAAGGITTWDATAKRYLLDSNTPGWQNIETRGCVIVETEKYGLVAVLPIGMSQISSVNFEETIKVGNTVKKGDMLGYFLFGGSDYVILFQSQVDFKLTVPKESNSTYKHVLTGEEYGKLTIK; translated from the coding sequence ATGAAACTGAAAAATACTTTGGCCTGGTTTTTGTCGGTTGTTGCATTATGCTCTTTTTTGAGCGTTAGTGCTCTTGCACAGGATGCCAAGCCGGCACAAATAAAGCATGAAGCAATTACAGAACAATTGATAACTATGGTAGAGCATAGTGCAGAAACAAAAAAAATGCTTATTAGGTCCATCGAACTGGCAAAAACAATTAATCCCGATAAGGTAACAAATCCGGCCCAGAGTTTAGAAGAATATTACATTTTTGTAGATTGGGCAGCAAAGGCAATGCCCTGGTCCATTTTACCCAATCTTCCGTATTCAACGTTGTACGATCAAATCGATCAGGGCTTGGATTACTTCTATTTCATTAATGATCAACCACTTCCTGAATTAATAAATAAAGGGTATTATAACAATTCCCTCCAATACCATGAACCATATCGCACATGGTTAATCAATTTTACAAAAGAATGGGGGATGTATTTAAGCAAAGAGGAGTCCTGGAAAGACGAGTACTGCAAAAAAGCTTTAGAAGATGAAAGATTCGGATTGCAAAAAGGGTGGTATGAAGATCCCTCAAAATGGAAAACATTCAATGATTTTTTCGCAAGGTATCTGAAATCACCTGATCAACGCCCGATTGCATCTCCAAATGATCCATCAATCGTATCATCTCCTGCCGATTCAAAGCCTCAGGGCGTATGGAAAATAGACAAAAACTCCCATATTGTGCATAAGAGGGGCGTTACAATCAAATCTAATGTTTTCAAATCCATAGCTGTGCTTATTGGTGAAGGAAGCGCGTACCAGAACACTTTTGCCAATGGAACGTTAACACATACCTTTCTCGATGTAAACGATTATCACCGCTATCATTTCCCGATTGGCGGAACCATAAAAGAAGTTCGCATTATTGAGAGCGATGATGCGGCTGGTGGTATTACTACATGGGACGCCACGGCCAAAAGATACCTGCTCGACTCTAACACTCCCGGCTGGCAAAATATTGAGACACGTGGTTGTGTAATTGTTGAAACTGAGAAATACGGCTTGGTGGCGGTGTTACCAATTGGAATGTCGCAGATATCCTCGGTTAATTTTGAAGAGACCATCAAGGTGGGTAATACTGTCAAGAAGGGAGATATGCTTGGATATTTCCTGTTTGGCGGTTCAGATTATGTAATACTATTTCAAAGCCAGGTTGACTTTAAATTAACCGTCCCCAAAGAAAGCAATAGCACCTATAAACACGTTCTGACGGGTGAAGAATACGGTAAACTTACGATAAAATAA
- a CDS encoding tetratricopeptide repeat protein gives MELNYSEQYRGRVRILWLSSPDDFHQTFHPHQLLQRKAEVLDIIGDWNQAEAIHRYSLELAEVQKDERLQAEGQVLLAGVLFKKGRYSETYDLLGKALKYYERVDDQQAVGRILAEIGNVHRAQGDYDRAMEFYQRHLKIAEALEDNYAISQTVGNMGNIYRVRGQHAQALAYTLKFLQNAQELGDKRNLGVAYGVLGNIYRHQGLLDKAMEVYRRQLVIMTELGDIRSRTYALGNVGRIYLLQYNYPMAREYYSRHLALAEELGDKRSISFAEGSLGGLYKALLAFPKALNHYQRAIDLCRELKLRPELAENLNQMVELFLLQGKAGQAKQLNAEALEVAAEIGKQEIKFASRLLQARIAAQSDRTAAEGMMRALVDDRLNHSQTAEVCYQLFKLTGDFDDKRKARVAYQSAYNAAPDLAVRLRLEELTEME, from the coding sequence ATGGAGTTGAACTATAGTGAACAATACCGGGGCCGGGTCAGGATATTATGGCTGTCATCGCCAGACGACTTTCATCAGACCTTTCATCCCCACCAATTGCTGCAACGCAAGGCCGAGGTGCTGGACATCATAGGCGACTGGAACCAGGCCGAAGCCATACATAGGTACAGCCTGGAACTGGCCGAGGTCCAAAAGGACGAGCGGCTTCAGGCCGAGGGGCAGGTATTACTGGCCGGCGTGCTGTTCAAGAAGGGCCGATACAGCGAAACCTATGACTTGCTGGGGAAAGCACTGAAATACTACGAACGGGTGGATGACCAGCAAGCAGTCGGCCGGATACTGGCCGAGATCGGCAACGTTCACCGGGCCCAGGGCGATTACGATCGGGCCATGGAGTTCTACCAGCGGCACTTGAAAATTGCCGAGGCCCTGGAAGACAACTATGCCATCAGCCAGACCGTAGGCAACATGGGGAACATCTACCGGGTACGGGGCCAACACGCCCAAGCTTTGGCATATACTCTAAAATTCCTCCAAAACGCCCAGGAGCTGGGGGACAAGCGGAACCTGGGTGTGGCTTACGGCGTGCTGGGAAACATCTATCGTCATCAGGGTTTGCTGGATAAAGCCATGGAGGTCTACCGCCGTCAGTTGGTTATCATGACCGAATTGGGCGACATCAGATCCAGAACCTATGCCCTGGGCAACGTAGGTCGGATCTATTTACTCCAGTACAATTATCCGATGGCCAGGGAATACTACAGCCGGCATCTGGCGCTGGCCGAAGAGCTGGGGGACAAGCGCAGCATAAGTTTTGCGGAGGGTTCGCTGGGCGGCTTGTATAAGGCGCTGCTGGCGTTTCCCAAGGCGCTGAATCATTACCAGCGGGCAATAGACTTGTGCCGGGAGCTGAAACTGAGACCTGAGCTGGCCGAGAACCTCAACCAAATGGTTGAATTGTTCCTGTTACAGGGGAAGGCCGGGCAAGCCAAACAGTTGAACGCCGAGGCGCTGGAGGTGGCGGCCGAGATCGGGAAGCAGGAAATCAAATTCGCCAGCCGTCTGCTGCAGGCCCGTATTGCCGCCCAGAGCGACAGGACTGCGGCAGAGGGCATGATGCGCGCTTTGGTGGACGACAGGCTGAATCATAGTCAAACAGCCGAGGTTTGCTACCAGCTATTCAAGCTGACCGGAGACTTTGACGACAAACGAAAAGCACGGGTGGCCTATCAATCGGCGTACAATGCGGCTCCAGATCTGGCCGTCAGGTTGCGGCTGGAGGAACTGACCGAGATGGAATGA
- the hcp gene encoding hydroxylamine reductase → MSMFCHQCQETAGNKGCAGSKGVCGKPDQVAVLQDLLIHTLKGISYFNVKAKEIAQCDPKASEFVMEQLFATITNVNFDPEYFVKQIDRAKEIRDGLKKTVAPASTEKLPDAAAWTGKSDLNEYILKGSEVGILATANEDVRSLRSLILFGLKGMAAYAHHAYVLDAREDDILLFMQQALAATLDDGLSADELTGLVLKCGEYGVKAMALLDKANTEKYGHPEITSVKLDVGKNPGILISGHDLRDLEELLEQTKGKGVDVYTHGEMLPANAYPAFKKYTNFHGNYGGSWWHQNEEFEKFNGPVLMTTNCLVPPKDGYKDRVFTTGVVGFPGVKHIADREPGKQKDFSAVIAMAQKSKAPEKLEDGQLTVGFAHNQVLALAPKVIEAVKSGAIKRFVVMAGCDGRHKSREYFTDIAKALPQDAVILTAGCAKYRYNKLGLGDIGGIPRVLDAGQCNDSYSLVLIALALKDAFGLKDINELPVSYDIAWYEQKAVLVLLALLHLGVKNIHLGPTLPAFVSPNVLKVLVEKFNVQPTAGVEEDVNMMMAGK, encoded by the coding sequence ATGTCAATGTTCTGTCATCAATGCCAGGAGACCGCCGGGAACAAGGGTTGTGCCGGTTCCAAGGGCGTCTGCGGCAAGCCCGACCAGGTGGCGGTGCTGCAGGATCTTCTGATCCATACACTGAAAGGTATTTCATATTTCAATGTCAAGGCAAAGGAGATTGCTCAGTGCGACCCCAAGGCCTCGGAGTTCGTTATGGAACAGCTTTTTGCCACCATCACCAACGTCAACTTTGATCCCGAATATTTCGTCAAACAGATAGATCGGGCCAAAGAGATACGCGACGGACTTAAAAAGACAGTCGCACCTGCTTCAACGGAAAAGCTTCCCGATGCCGCCGCCTGGACAGGCAAGAGCGATCTGAACGAGTATATCCTCAAGGGCTCGGAGGTGGGGATCCTGGCTACGGCCAACGAGGATGTCCGTTCCCTGCGTTCGCTCATATTGTTCGGGCTTAAGGGCATGGCGGCCTATGCCCATCATGCCTATGTGCTGGACGCAAGAGAAGATGATATTCTGCTTTTCATGCAGCAGGCCCTGGCCGCCACGCTGGACGACGGCCTTTCGGCCGACGAGCTGACCGGGCTGGTGCTAAAGTGCGGCGAATACGGGGTCAAGGCCATGGCTTTGCTGGATAAGGCCAATACCGAAAAGTACGGCCACCCGGAGATCACTAGTGTCAAACTGGACGTGGGCAAGAATCCTGGTATCCTCATAAGCGGGCATGATTTGAGGGACCTGGAAGAACTTTTGGAGCAGACCAAGGGCAAGGGCGTGGACGTTTACACCCACGGCGAGATGCTGCCGGCCAATGCCTATCCGGCCTTTAAAAAATACACAAACTTTCACGGAAACTACGGCGGCTCATGGTGGCACCAAAATGAGGAATTCGAGAAGTTCAACGGCCCGGTGCTGATGACCACCAACTGCCTGGTCCCGCCAAAGGACGGCTACAAGGACCGGGTCTTCACCACCGGAGTGGTGGGGTTCCCCGGGGTCAAGCACATAGCCGACCGGGAGCCGGGCAAACAGAAGGATTTTTCGGCCGTCATCGCCATGGCCCAGAAGTCAAAAGCCCCGGAGAAGCTGGAGGACGGGCAATTGACGGTGGGCTTTGCCCATAACCAAGTGCTGGCTTTGGCGCCCAAGGTGATCGAGGCCGTCAAGAGCGGGGCTATCAAGCGGTTTGTGGTGATGGCCGGGTGCGACGGGCGGCACAAATCCCGGGAATATTTTACCGATATTGCCAAGGCCCTGCCCCAGGATGCGGTGATCCTGACCGCCGGCTGTGCCAAGTATCGCTACAACAAGCTGGGTTTGGGGGACATCGGCGGCATCCCGCGGGTGCTGGATGCCGGACAGTGCAACGACAGCTACTCGCTGGTCTTAATCGCCCTGGCCCTGAAAGATGCCTTCGGGTTAAAGGATATAAACGAACTGCCGGTAAGCTATGACATTGCCTGGTACGAGCAGAAGGCGGTGCTGGTATTGCTGGCCCTGCTGCATTTGGGAGTAAAAAATATTCACCTGGGGCCGACCCTGCCGGCCTTTGTGTCGCCCAATGTTCTGAAAGTGCTGGTGGAGAAGTTCAATGTTCAGCCCACGGCCGGGGTGGAGGAGGACGTGAATATGATGATGGCAGGGAAGTAG
- a CDS encoding cupin domain-containing protein, with the protein MKGCPKCTAKKAAQQALLAKPAMLRKMIGYQKGSVVSQELVAKKTGTVTLFAFDLGQGLSPHSAPYDALIQVVEGSAEITIGGKKHRVNNGEIILMPANIPHAVKAPKRFKMVLVMIKLK; encoded by the coding sequence ATGAAAGGTTGTCCCAAGTGCACCGCTAAAAAAGCGGCTCAGCAGGCTCTGCTGGCCAAGCCGGCGATGCTGAGAAAAATGATCGGATACCAGAAAGGCTCGGTGGTCAGCCAGGAGCTGGTGGCCAAGAAGACAGGCACCGTCACCTTGTTCGCTTTCGACCTGGGACAGGGTTTGAGCCCTCATTCCGCTCCCTACGATGCTTTGATTCAGGTGGTGGAGGGTAGTGCCGAGATCACCATCGGCGGGAAAAAGCACAGAGTTAACAATGGTGAGATAATTTTAATGCCGGCTAATATCCCCCATGCCGTCAAAGCTCCCAAGCGCTTTAAAATGGTGCTGGTAATGATAAAGTTAAAATAA